Within the Campylobacter sp. MIT 99-7217 genome, the region CGTTCTTTTAGATGTGGCAAATGGGGCAGCTTACCGCGTCGCTCCAACTATCTTTAAAGAACTTGGAGCTGAGGTCATAGTGCTAAATGATAAGCCAAATGGGCTAAATATCAATGATAATTGCGGTGCTTTACACCCTGCAAATTTAGCCCTTGAGGTAAAAAAGCTTCGTGCTGATGTTGGCTTTGCCTTTGACGGCGATGCTGATAGGCTAGTGGTGGTTGATGAAAGAGGCGAGGTTGCAAATGGAGATAGCTTGCTAGGCGTCTTAGCTCTTTTTTTAAAAGAGCAAAATAAGCTTCGCTCAAAGGTGGTTGCTACTATTATGAGTAACGGGGCCTTGAAAGAGTTTTTAAACAAGCATAAAATAGAGCTTGAAACTTGCTCGGTTGGCGATAAATTTGTGCTTGATGCTCTTAGAAAAAATGGGGGCAATTTTGGAGGAGAGCAAAGCGGTCATATAGTCTTTAGTGATTATGCAAAAACAGGAGACGGACTAATTGCTGCTCTTCAATTTTCCGCACTCTTGCTTACTAAAAAGAAAAGGGCTAGTGAAATTTTAGCCCAGATTAAACCCTATCCCCAAAGGTTAGTAAATTTAAAGATAGAGGAAAAAAAGGAGCTTTCAAGGCTAAAGGGGCTTAAAGAGCTTGAAGAAGGCCTAAGACAAAAGCAAATTTCAAGCCTTTTTCGCTATTCTGGCACAGAAAATTTAATCAGGCTCTTGCTTGAGGCTAAAAATGAAAGGCTCTTAGATGAGCAAATGAAAATAGTGGTGGATTTTTTCAAGAAAGCCTTGAATGCTTGAGAGTGAAAATAAGAGGCAAATCATAAAACGATTTGCTTTGTTATTTGTCTTAGCTTTGTTTTTAGATCAGAGTTTCAAGCTTTTGTGTTTAAGTTTGCAGGCTAATTTAAGTCATCAAAATTTTTCTCAAGTTATAACACATTTACAGCTTGGTTTTGCTTATACAGGGCTTTTTGAGAGTGATTTTTTAGATCTTCGTTTGGTTTTAAATCGCGGCGTTGCTTTTTCTATGTTTAGCTTTTTGGAGCATTATTTAAAATGGCTTCATTTAGCACTTTTACTTATCTTAGCTCTATATCTTTTTTGGCAAAAAGGCTTTTTAAAAACTCATCTTTTAGCCTTTGCTCTCATGCTTGGCTCTGGTTTTTCAAATTTACTTGATCGTTTTTTGTGGGATGGGGTTGTAGATATGTTTTTTTGGCACAAATGGTTTGAATTTGCGATCTTTAATGTGGCTGATGTTTTGATAAATATCAGTGTGGCTTTGATTGTTGCAAAAGAGTTATTTTTAAGAAAAAAAGTAAGGTCTTAAAAAGCCTCTTTGTATAGAGGCTTTTTGTTTTTAAAGTTTTTTTCCGTGTTTATCAAGATAATCAGCAACACCCTTAGGATCAGCTTTCATACCTTCATCGCCTTTATGCCAGCCAGCAGGGCAAACTTCGCCATGTTCATTGGTGAAAAGCATAGTATCAACCATTCTTATCATTTCATCAATATTTCTACCAAGTGGCAAGTCATTGATAACAGCATGACGAACTGTTCCATCAGCATCGAGCAAGAAAGAACCACGAAGAGCAACTGCTTCAGCAAAAAGAACATCAAAATTTCTAGCAATTTGCTTAGTTAAATCAGCGACCAAAGGGAATTTAACTTGACCAATACCACCTTGATTTACAGGAGTATTTTTCCAAGCAAAGTGAGAAAACTCATTATCTCCAGAAATTCCAATAACTTCTATACCACGCTCTTTAAAATCACTATATCTATTATCAAACGCGATGATTTCAGAAGGGCAAACAAAGGTAAAATCTTTTGGATAAAAGAAAATTACTGCACCTTTTGGACCAAGATTTTTGTAAAGATTAAAATCCTCTACGATTTGGTTATTTCCTAATACTGCTGGAGCAGTAAAATCTAAAGCTTTTTTTGTAACAATCATTTGATTTCTCCTAATTGATAAATTTTATTTGTAACGAAATTATATCCTTAATTCTTAAATGTTTTCTTAAAAAAATAAATTATCATTTTAAAAACACAATTTTTATATTTTTATTATTGTTTAACTTTCTTTTAAACAAAGTATAAGTATAATCTCAAGTTTATATCTGTTATTTTTTAGAAAGGATCTTTATGGAAAAAACTTTATCAATCATAAAGCCTGATGCAGTTAAAAAAGGGGTTATTGGGGAAATTTTA harbors:
- the glmM gene encoding phosphoglucosamine mutase encodes the protein MKLFGTDGVRAKAGEFLDSFLAMRLAMAAGIYFKEKSLTNNILVGKDTRRSGYMIENAIVSGLTSIGYNVIQIGPMPTPAIAFLTEDMRCDAGIMISASHNPYYDNGIKFFDAHGNKLGVESEAKIEEIYFNDKLIEEAKSTDENIGQSKRIDDVIGRYIVSIKNSFPKDLTLKNLRVLLDVANGAAYRVAPTIFKELGAEVIVLNDKPNGLNINDNCGALHPANLALEVKKLRADVGFAFDGDADRLVVVDERGEVANGDSLLGVLALFLKEQNKLRSKVVATIMSNGALKEFLNKHKIELETCSVGDKFVLDALRKNGGNFGGEQSGHIVFSDYAKTGDGLIAALQFSALLLTKKKRASEILAQIKPYPQRLVNLKIEEKKELSRLKGLKELEEGLRQKQISSLFRYSGTENLIRLLLEAKNERLLDEQMKIVVDFFKKALNA
- the lspA gene encoding signal peptidase II; this encodes MLESENKRQIIKRFALLFVLALFLDQSFKLLCLSLQANLSHQNFSQVITHLQLGFAYTGLFESDFLDLRLVLNRGVAFSMFSFLEHYLKWLHLALLLILALYLFWQKGFLKTHLLAFALMLGSGFSNLLDRFLWDGVVDMFFWHKWFEFAIFNVADVLINISVALIVAKELFLRKKVRS
- a CDS encoding peroxiredoxin; amino-acid sequence: MIVTKKALDFTAPAVLGNNQIVEDFNLYKNLGPKGAVIFFYPKDFTFVCPSEIIAFDNRYSDFKERGIEVIGISGDNEFSHFAWKNTPVNQGGIGQVKFPLVADLTKQIARNFDVLFAEAVALRGSFLLDADGTVRHAVINDLPLGRNIDEMIRMVDTMLFTNEHGEVCPAGWHKGDEGMKADPKGVADYLDKHGKKL